Below is a window of Nomascus leucogenys isolate Asia chromosome 16, Asia_NLE_v1, whole genome shotgun sequence DNA.
ttttttttaaaacccccCTTCCTAAATTCATACCATTATAATCAGGAAAACAAAGTTCCCCCTTCCCttagaaaaaaaggcaataatcttatcaaaaatattttatttacaaaaaattaattatactaTACATCCTATACTGGAAATACATTGAATAATTGCTAAAATAAATACAGGCAATTAATTCAACTTTTTATAAGAATGAGAGAATTTGACATTTGAATGTTATCAAAGCTTAACTTAGAACATAAATAGTTAAAAAGGCAAACTCAAGTTTTCGTCTCATTTATTGGCATGGTGTGTTTGTTTTCCACAAGCTCTCCAATCAGTGAGAGTCTTGAGTTTCAGAAGATGTACCTTTTGTACTCTGAAGGTAGGATGTGCAGCTTTTTCTTAGGCAGGATAGATGTAACATAGACGACTGCATAAAAAAGAGGCAGAAAGGCAGgaagcccatttttttttttaacacttctcCATGTGTCTCTGCCTCACCATAATGCTGTTTATTCCATTATTCATATATTCCGATTGTGTTTTCAATACAGGTCTACACAGCACCAGCTACAAGGCAAGGTCAattgtgtaaaaaataaaactggataaTGGAGGCCTTGTGGTAACTGAACTAGCCAAGTTCAGAGTATTTGGTTCAACAATTTTTATATGTGCCAATCATTGATATACTTATTAAACCTTGATGTCACTTCTACTGTGTAGACATTTTTATACAGGCCCAGAACAGGAAATAGGAAGTGATGATCTGTgtaattcagaaaaacaaaattcctcaTTTGAAATTAAAAGAGGATAGATACTTGGTGATTCTGTCTGCCAATTTTGAATTtacatgttttataaattatccaactCACCCGTGTAAACATTATACTAACATGTAAAGTGAACTGGCAAGTtgaaaaaaaagacaggcaaaaCATGTTCAATGTATAGGTAGGACCCAGTAAATTCAGGCCACAGAACAAAACCTTTGATAAACTGCATTGTATGTGTCCAAAATTATACAGATAATTTCTCCACTTTCCAGTTGACTTGGTCTGGGAAAACACTGCCAGAATCTCCAAAGATTATTCATCTTTGATACCCATGTTTTGTCCAGTGCTGGATGCCTACTGCTTTCTTTCAAAGACTAtcattcccttttttaaaaaatcttatgaaAAAATTGCACTACCTTTGGCCTtgattttcaatgatttttttttttaggtacaCACGAAAGTGTGTATTTTTACTTCCAAAGTGTGATAGGTATATTGGCCTTTtctaaaagacataaaaacaaaaagttaaaatattgaaagtttAAATACTTCTTTCACAGAAATAAactattcaattttaaaaggtagagagagagaaacattttattctttctatcaTGAACATCAGTCAACCAAGCTTCACATTTTGGGCAggattttttaagtataaattttttaagaacttattttattttaaaaaaaggaagaacaggtTTATTTTGGCAGAGAAGTAAAATAGAGAATATGCAAAATTTGTCTTTAAGATTggcatacaaaatttaaaaacagtacaATTATATCAAAATACAGCACAGCCAACGGCCTTTAAAACTTCCTTTGGCATTTCATTTggtaaagttaaaaagaaaatccttcctaaaaaaaaaaattatctatcaaAACAGTCCATAAGTTAGGTTGTATAGGTTGAAAGAACTTTTCCTTGAGTTTCCAAAATCCTTTTCTTCCATGATAACCCACATAAAGCATGGCTAGTGAGGTATATAGGGCAAAACACTTTCAGGCGGATGCACAGTAAGGAAAAAGTGCATAAACAAAGAATTCATCCCATTTTCATAGAAATAACAGGTTAAATCTGAGTTTCTTCTTGTTGATGTATTGTTTTACTTTGGCAGAATGAAAATAAACCCATATAAATGTCTTTGTTCAAGTCCCAGCAGCAGTGATATGTCTCCTTTGGTGGCATTATCTGATGCCACAATACTGTACAGCCCCTAGAGGAACTAAGGTGTTGTGTGTGACTGCAAACGTCAAACCATGGAAGATCATACATCAAGCACCATGTCATATTGTTGTCCCTTCTTCCGCCTGCCACACTTATTGATGAGAACTACATACAGCGTCAAAAGCATGACCCAATAGCATGCATAGAGCAACGTTCCAACAATTAGAACTGTCTGTTTGGATTCTGAAAATGGCCTTTTAGATTCCTTATAAATGGTGAAAATCACACCACCCAGGAGAATTGTAAACCAAACTGATACTGGAATGAGTCCTATGAAATTAACAACAATGGTTTTCCTTCCTGATGTGCCCCACCCAGCTTTGTTTATTGTTGCAATTGCAAACATCTTGGCGGGAAGTAAACTTGACATGTATAACACTGAGTAGAGAGACATGAAGACCATGACGATATTTCCTCTAAGGCAGCTGGCAAAAGATGATTTTATGAGACCTACTAGCTGGACAGTTAACAAGAAGAGGAGAATGTTCCAAATTTTACCGCGGTAGAAGAGCTGGATTACTGTGgcaatgagaaagaaaggaaagaatccaGTGATAATCGCTTCGTAGGTCATCCACAAGTGATGTTTGTGAAACCACATTGCATTGTACAGCCATTCTCGGAAGTAGGACTTGCTCCAACGGGTCTGCTGGTTTAGCCATCTGAGATATTCTATAGGTGTTTCAGTAAGGCACTTAGATCGAGCTGTGTATTTTGTTGCATAGCCCAGACTCAGCACCCGGTTCGTGAGATGCCTGTCATCACCAAAGCTACATTGGTTGCCCATAAATTCTTGATTGTACCAATCTTCCACAAACTCATGCAACAAGGAGTTTCTGTACATTCCCAGAGGTCCACTAATGCACTGGACACACCCAAAGTAAGACTGACAGGCCCTTTCTATATTAAAAGCCATCCAGTATCTCACACTGCTGAGGAATGAGATCCAGGAATCGTACTTGTTTAAAatctgcaagaagaaaaacataagtaATAGGTAAGCTTTAGCTAAAAATTCCGGCAAAACCTGTTCCATCCTGAGGTTACTACCTGGAGTAAGGTTTGTTATTTTATCCTCCTATTTtggcttccttcctctttttggcgtggttattttatgttttctctgaTTCTCTGATTCTGTTACTATTTGTTACGTTGTATGCATGCGTTGCGATTCTTTGGtggtgaatatttttttctatttcattctctACCCTCTTTCTGCTATTCTTATTCTGTTTGTTGTGTTATCATattgacatatttatttatttatttatttagagatgagtctcgctctgtcacccagactggagtgcagtggggcgatctcggctcactgcaactggttcaagtgattctcccgcctcagcctcccgagtagctgggactacaggtgtgcgccatcaggcctggctaatttttgtgtttttagtagagacggggtttcgccatgttggccaggttagtcttgctcctgacctcaggtgatctgcttgcctcggcctcccaaagtgctgggattacaggcatgagccaccgcacctggccaaattgagattttttttcaggctttagttctcaatctgtaaacTCTTTTCCCAGGCACTCTTTCATAACATCTAAGATTTGAATGTTTTTAGGTCCCAGTTCCTCCTGTGCTGGTTAATTTCAAACTGATCCTATCCTTGGCTATTACTTTTCCTCTCCTTTATCCACACTTTTTTGCAATAGCAGCAATAGGAGAGTTTCCCATGGCCTTCCTGCAAAATTTGAATTGTGAAATAATGCTTTATATAAAGGCTATTGAAAGTTATCTCAGCTTTTTTGGGGCAATATTTCTACATTCTCTCCTCTGTCTCAATTTTATGGATTTTGcaagcttccttttttttaaatcaccaggCTATTTCTTTGTCCCTTCTAATGTAATTTCTTTGCCTTTGCTATCAaaccatatatataaaatgggttATATAGCATGataatatctaaattttaaagtctattttccaTGTGCTTTCTTACCTTTTGCTAAAATCTAACCTCATATTTGCAAGAGAATCTTATTTTAATCTTCACATATTTTCACATACTCATTTTTCCATCTCACAAATGTCAAATTACCTCCAttaatttgtttcattaattGTTTCTTCATCAATAACAAATGATGGACAATATTGGAAAACCGCTTTTCCATTCTTTGCCTTTCTCACTAGTATACATttgagtctgtttttttttttaattattcctttttgactcagattttttttaatcaaccacATATTGATCATCCTTTAGGTATATAGGTATAAGATATATATCAATTTCTTAACcatacttctatttctttttttttttttgagaccgagtctgaagtgcaggggcatgatctcggctcatgacctctgcctcccaggtccaagcaattctcttgtgtcagcctcccaagtagctggaactacagtcgcacaccaccacgcccagctaatttttgtacttttagtagggatggggtttcaccatattggtcaggctggtctcgaactcctgacctcaggtgatccacccgcctcggcctcccaaagtgctgggattacaggcataagccactgcgctcggctCATACTTCTATTTCTTAATCcttgtaatgaaataatttttagcaGAACATGAAATAATTAAGTTATGGCCCAAATGTATATAGTGGAAAtcattacacatttattttaagttgcATATAACTTATCAGCTACTACAGAAATGGGTTATACCCCAGGACTAAGCAAGAAAgttctaaattatatttcaatttacaTAGGAAAAGAGGCAGTGAAGCAGATCCGAGGCACATTTTAATGTGTCTCAAGCACCAAGAACAACACCTGGCACAGAGTTAGTGTTTAATAAGTGTATGTTCAATGAATCAATGAGTCAAAGTGCTCTTAAAAGTATttcatgcaaaacaaaaaaaatgaagccatGTACCTGGACATCTCCCCCAACACCTCCAACCATGGGATCTTCTTCTAAAACTTTTACCATCTCCACAGATGAGGCTGGGTCAAGCATAGTATCTGAATCACAGACctgcaaagaagaaaatgaaaaatgagttaaagaaaaggaagaactaTAAATACATTCCCTGTAGTCAAAATTTCGCATACATACTGTGTCCTCATCTTACTGTCACAAGGCCTCAGTAAGCAAGTATCATGGTGATAACAGAGGCCTTGTTATATCATGGCCAATACAAAGAGCCTATTTTTCGGCAAACTCAATATTTAAGTTAATGACATTGCTGGGTAGAACAGCTGAAGTGATGTGCTAAGTATGACTTGTAGCGTGATCAACTTGTCCCAGTTTGCCATAGATGCTCCCAATTTTGTCAATGAAAGTCTCACATCCCAGGTAACCCCCAGTCCTGGCAAACTATAATGGTTGGTCCCCCTAGAGgtctgtttaagaaaaaaaaagaatgttttctagTTACCTTCAATAAAGCTTTTAGGCCTTTTTGTCTTTCAGGTCTGAATGATAAGAAAATTCTATGACATTATTGAAAGGGAGACATATTTAATAATGATTTTACCTTTCATTTTAATACGGTAAATAAATGACAGGAGAGCCATTCTCCTACACAGGATTGTATAATTCTAAAGCAATAGTGTAGTTCTAAAGCCTGTGTAGTTCTAAAGTCCATATGACCTGGGCTTAGCAAATGACATTGTATCAGGAAGGGGATTCGCAGGACCTTCAACACTTTTTTATTCTAAAGTATTAAGTGTTCGTCTAGCCCTCTGAATTTAAAAGTGGATATAAATCACTTTAAGCTATTCTAGAAATGCCCattgttgtttttaaacacaATCTTTCTATGAGCCAAAAAAAAGCAAGTCTGAAACCAGACCAACCACAACTTCAAGAAAATTGTTGGAATTAGTTTATAACTGTGTATTCCTAATAGATATTTCTATTGGAGTCTCAAGGGCACAGGGCTATAAACTGTGCTTTTCTTTTCAGACTGATTTCCAAATCAAttgaaaaattaaacagaagaataataaggcaaatggaaaaccaaactaTTACCTGTACGCTTACAAAGCTGATATGGAGAATAGGGCTTTATATGTGGAAAAGTGGGCTTCATAATTCTGAGTAACTCCCAGAATTACCCAGTCCCAGAGAGGCTCTCAGTGGGACTAGCCTCCTGCAGACACACTGTATGTCCCTTCAATAGGTACAGCTGATACCTGTTCCTGGGGGAGTGCCCACTCCCAAAAGCCAGGGAGAAAGAGCTGGGCTTCCCTTTATTCCTTCCACACTCACTAATAAGATTAAGTCACTCCTTTTCTCTTAGGAAAGGAGTGAAACTGCTGGAAAAGGCTGATGGGTTATACCTGCCAATGGAGCTTCCTCCATATGATCagagaaaatcagaaatagaaaaaaagtaggaaaaaaagtcCCCATCTCCCTATCCCTGCAACATTTACTAATTGGACATATTATTTTCTGCTGAATGCAGCAAAGTCCTAACAAATATAAATTGATCAGAATTG
It encodes the following:
- the HAS2 gene encoding hyaluronan synthase 2 yields the protein MHCERFLCILRIIGTTLFGVSLLLGITAAYIVGYQFIQTDNYYFSFGLYGAFLASHLIIQSLFAFLEHRKMKKSLETPIKLNKTVALCIAAYQEDPDYLRKCLQSVKRLTYPGIKVVMVIDGNSEDDLYMMDIFSEVMGRDKSATYIWKNNFHEKGPGETDESHKESSQHVTQLVLSNKSICIMQKWGGKREVMYTAFRALGRSVDYVQVCDSDTMLDPASSVEMVKVLEEDPMVGGVGGDVQILNKYDSWISFLSSVRYWMAFNIERACQSYFGCVQCISGPLGMYRNSLLHEFVEDWYNQEFMGNQCSFGDDRHLTNRVLSLGYATKYTARSKCLTETPIEYLRWLNQQTRWSKSYFREWLYNAMWFHKHHLWMTYEAIITGFFPFFLIATVIQLFYRGKIWNILLFLLTVQLVGLIKSSFASCLRGNIVMVFMSLYSVLYMSSLLPAKMFAIATINKAGWGTSGRKTIVVNFIGLIPVSVWFTILLGGVIFTIYKESKRPFSESKQTVLIVGTLLYACYWVMLLTLYVVLINKCGRRKKGQQYDMVLDV